A genome region from Ursus arctos isolate Adak ecotype North America unplaced genomic scaffold, UrsArc2.0 scaffold_18, whole genome shotgun sequence includes the following:
- the CYLC2 gene encoding cylicin-2, which yields MAVITSVVKHKGLSALCQVTLSQKINFGTYDNYIPVSELSKKSWNQQHFALGFPKPPRPGKKRRSKPSQLRDNAVPIHDSDKIKEGPKRPLWMHSSLMRISERPSEYLAARRQRPYKPTHRPKEDAKVADVEKLVSPETAKKGKEDKQADKKGISESETEPTVLKETKLTKRELKKDKDRETGTKDEKDVAKTDAKKERKDSKKGKESDAKKDKKAAKKDKESGTESEDEKKDAKKDKKASKKGKESATESEDEKKDAKKDAKKDKKGSKKGKESATESEDEKKDAKKDAKKDKKGSKKGKESATESEDEKKDAKKDAKKDKKGSKKGKESATESEDEKKDAKKDAKKDKKGSKKEKGSTESEDAKDKDGKKDSKKPGEKDDQSKDKKDAKRKGSKKDKKDEKKAGGTDTESKDDAKKDAKKDAKKDTKKDAKKDAKKGK from the exons ccaaaaaataaactttggaacATATGATAATTACATTCCAG tcaGTGAATTAAGCAAAAAATCATGGAATCAGCAACACTTTGCCCTGGGATTTCCCAAACCACCAaggccaggaaaaaaaaggagatcaAAACCATCCCAATTACGAGACAATGCAGTTCCT ATACATGATTCAGACAAAATAAAAGAAGGTCCTAAACGACCATTATGGATGCACAGTTCTTTAATGAGAATTTCTGAGAGACCATCTGAGTATTTAGCTGCCAGGAGGCAACGTCCATATAAACCAACCCATCGCCCAAAGGAAGATGCTAAAGTAGCAGACGTAGAAAAACTTGTATCTCCAGAAACAGCTAAGAAAGGTAAAGAGGACAAGCAAGCAGACAAGAAGGGCATATCGGAATCAGAAACAGAACCCACAGTTTTAAAGGAGACAAAATTAACTAAGAGAGAgttaaagaaagataaagataGAGAAACAGGaactaaagatgaaaaagatgtTGCAAAAACAGatgccaaaaaagaaagaaaagattcaaaGAAGGGCAAGGAGTCAG atgccaagaaagacaagaaagctGCCAAGAAGGACAAGGAGTCAGGTACAGAatctgaagatgaaaagaaagatgccaagaaagacaagaaagctTCAAAGAAGGGCAAGGAGTCTGCTACAGAatctgaagatgaaaagaaagatgccaagaaagatgccaagaaagacaagaaaggttCAAAGAAGGGCAAGGAGTCTGCTACAGAatctgaagatgaaaagaaagatgccaagaaagatgccaagaaagacaagaaaggttCAAAGAAGGGCAAGGAGTCTGCTACAGAatctgaagatgaaaagaaagatgccaagaaagatgccaagaaagacaagaaaggttCAAAGAAGGGCAAGGAGTCTGCTACAGAatctgaagatgaaaagaaagatgccaagaaagatgccaagaaagacaagaaaggttcaaagaaggaaaaagggtcTACAGAATCTGAAGATGCGAAGGATAAGGATGGGAAAAAAGATTCAAAGAAACCAGGAGAGAAAGATGAtcaatcaaaagacaagaaagatgcaaagagaaaggggagtaaaaaagataagaaagatgaaaagaaggcCGGTGGGACAGATACTGAATCAAAGGATGATGCTAAGAAGGATGCTAAGAAGGATGCCAAGAAGGATACCAAGAAGGATGCCAAGAAGGATGCCAAGAAGGGCAAGTAA